Proteins from one Cicer arietinum cultivar CDC Frontier isolate Library 1 chromosome 3, Cicar.CDCFrontier_v2.0, whole genome shotgun sequence genomic window:
- the LOC101491646 gene encoding pterocarpan synthase 1-like: protein MAHSKTLLYTFFTTFLFSSLVTANYYQNISPSYLGFKQEKLTHIHFFFHDIVSGPKPTVSISVESPLSGKSKSPLPFGSLVIIEDPLTVGPELNSKQIGKAQGFYVTVSQDAVLELELVMGMTFTFTDGKFNGSAITVLGRNAIGDLIREMPIIGGTGEFRFARGFLQAKTHFVDYHKGDAHVEYNVYVFHYESSTSSEEVFANGVQFIAEPTLGKI from the coding sequence ATGGCCCATTCCAAAACCCTCTTATACACTTTCTTCACCACCTTTCTTTTCTCTTCCTTAGTCACCGCAAATTACTACCAAAATATATCCCCATCATACCTAGGTTTCAAACAAGAGAAACTCACACACATCCACTTTTTTTTCCATGACATCGTTTCAGGCCCAAAGCCCACGGTTAGCATATCCGTGGAATCTCCCTTAAGTGGTAAATCAAAATCTCCTTTACCATTTGGATCTTTGGTTATTATAGAGGACCCACTAACTGTTGGGCCTGAACTTAACTCCAAACAAATTGGAAAAGCCCAAGGTTTTTATGTAACCGTTTCTCAAGACGCTGTTTTGGAATTAGAACTTGTTATGGGAATGACTTTTACTTTTACGGACGGTAAATTTAACGGCAGTGCAATAACCGTTTTGGGGCGTAACGCAATTGGTGATCTTATAAGGGAAATGCCTATTATTGGTGGGACCGGGGAATTTCGATTTGCACGTGGTTTTCTTCAAGCTAAAACTCACTTTGTTGATTATCATAAAGGTGATGCTCACGTGGAATACAATGTTTATGTGTTTCATTATGAATCTTCTACTTCTTCTGAAGAGGTTTTTGCTAATGGAGTTCAATTCATTGCTGAACCTACGCTtggtaaaatataa